The genomic stretch ACAGATAGCATGAGTAACTGCTGCTGGCCCCAGAGGACCGGCAGCACCGCACAGATTGGGGTGCTTCACTTTCCAGTGAGGCAGATTTTGGAAAGCAGGTGCATTTAGGAAGCAATTAAGATACAAAATCAGAAGGTGAATGAATTCAGCTGTCATGATTAGCTCATAAATCTGAACCGTTATCATGTAGCACAGCTCAATGTCCTAAACCTGCCCCTTTTCAACATGAACCACAAAATACTTAATCATCTTATAGTATGTGTTTCTGCTTTTGCAGTAAAGGCACAGTAGCAGTGCTAGGAACTGTAATGAGGAGCAGATGCTATACTCCATACCAGCACAAGGATACTCTTGTGAAAGTAGGTTGCTCTTTCGCACATATTGTTTCTTCACTCTGGCAGAGTCCCATTTGACACTGAATTAGCAACAGCAAAGACAACTTGCTTGCTTTCACTTCCATTTATTCTAATGATTGTGCCCAGTTGTTTCAAGCGGATGACATTTCCTCTTTGTTACTTTCTAGTTAAAGGGATACAATGTACTGACTGGAACATGGGTAAGGCAATGCCTAATACCAATTGAACAACTACACAAAACTTCAAAGTATCAGTGGCACTAGCACTCCGTgctctcctcctgtgctgtACAGCATCTCTGAGTTTTGATTTGCTACACACCATTAAATTTACTAACTCCCCTcccctgtttttctttttaagtacaGTACTTACATGAAACATTACTGAATGGTAGCAGAGCCATTATGTCTTACATCTAAGTGAGTGCCATGGTAAATCCAAGATCTGCTACATTCTTTGAAGACCAGTCTTTGTCCTCATGTCTTAAGTTTCTTTACTGAAACAGTAATATTATCAGCTGTGCACGACAAATAGTACCACCATGTGAAAGACTCCAAGTGCCCCTATGCCCCTTCCCATTCCACCAGTTCAGACTCCCATTACTGTAATAAAGCAGACCAGCATTTCCCATCTCCCAAGCATGGTGCTGAATATTCCAATGGCATACAGCACCAGGTGGGCCAACCGTGATAAAATTCAGCAGTTCTAGGGGTGTCCTAAGTGTCATTAATAATTGACCCAGACAGCATAAGTCATAAAATGTGAattaaattcaatttaaaaaatacctaACAACTTTTCTATGCTAATTCTGTTGCACCAACCTCTACTACAAGTTAGAAAAAATAGTTTCATAAGCTGTGCGTTAAATACTGCTTTACTGTGAAAGGGTAAAGACAGCTACTGCTGCTAAACTACATACTTAAATAGCTGCAAAACAGATATCACAATTTCAGCTTGTGAGAAATCAGGTAAGTAACCAGCACCCTACATCCAAAGGTGTCCCTTAGGCACTGAACATGGCTTCTTCTCCAGACTGCCACCTGCACAGCCTTGAGTGATGGTAAATGCTACAGCATACAAAGAAAGTAACTTTCCAGAGTGGCTGATCCAGGGACCGATTTTGTggaatttaaataatttgagATGCGGACACTCACCTGTACAGGTTTTCAACCCTCCTTTTCAATACTGTATCTAAGGCTACCCCTTCCATAGACAGCAGCCATGTTCTTTGGAGaactttattaaaatatatcCAAGATCAGTAATCAAACATTTTCTAATGAGCCAGGAGAGAACTGAAGTGAGGAAAACATCTGTACAGAGGACAGTGCTGTAATTTTTTGTTTACATGCTTTATTTCAATGTTTCACAGTTTAATCATTGTctacaaaaatatatttctgaaacTCTGAGTCCTCTATAAAAAAAGCTGGTCAGCAGCAGTGACCCTGACAAACAGAATGTACCTTGGGATAGTGTGAGCACCTCCTGTAAGCAGATTAGTGCGGCTAGGGAACGCCTGCCTCACCCTGGGAGACTCCTGTTCTTTGGGATTAAAGCTCTGCAGTAGTTCTGAAagaaggcattaaaaaaaaaaagtcactccATTTCTGTATACTGCACTAAGCTTGGAAGGGGGAGCTGCAAGTTCAGTGTATCACACAACAAAGAGTGCTGACAAAGTACTTGGCACTCGGGGAAAGAAGATCTCAGGATGCGTTAGTACCAGTAAATTTTTCTTTGAGCTATCCATTCAGAACAGCCTTTGTCTGTGATAATAGGTTCAGGCTGTCAGCAGAGGTACAAACAGCACACAAGCAGAGTAATCCTATAAATGCAAAGAGAGTCCTTCTTTGAGGACAAGACAAGGGTTCTGTTCATTTTTACCTCAACATTTTCTGCTGTGGCTTTAACCAAGAGAAAAATTACTGTCATATCCAATAACAAGTGTACATTGTGTTGGATAGAACAAGCCACTATCAATGCTGTCAGCTTCAACTCCTTGGTACCCATAACTGGAAATATTTCTTACATCATCAATCATTTAATTCCTATGCTTACTAGTCACTAGTGTATCTAGCCACCAAAAATATGAACTGAGAAACTCATGTTTCCCCCAAATGAAATTTTTCTACTCTTTCTCTGCTCAGTTATTTGACTTTCTATAGAGATACTTGcagtaacaaagaaaaaaaataaattgcctcttctaaaaaaataaatctatctTGCATTGTGCTCTAGAAAAGACAAGGTCAATGTACTCTGATCCTCAAAGCTCGTAACTAGAAGCCCCTTACCACAAAATAATCTCAGTCCTGAACCCCTAAGCAGGGCAGGAATTTTCAGCAGCAAATAAAGAGTAGTTATTGACAGACTGCTTCCCTAATGTGGTAATAGAAGATGAGCTCTCTGAAAACTTTTCCACAGCTGCCTGTCAGAAGATCTTTCTGAGCCAGCAGCTTATGAAATCTGAATTTCCTAGAGATTAGagaattcaggagagtgcagaTGGTTATTTTAGGTACGCCTGCAATCAACGGGCTTCTGAGCTCCAGGCTTTTGTTCAGAAAAAGTTCTCCTGTAACTCATGCCTACCACCAGTCTCAGTCTGATCTGCTAGACCTGAGCAGCCAAGGAGGTATATGAATTTGAAGTAGAATCAGAATCATCCACAAAAACATAGAAGCAAAGAATCTTCACTGAGACAAATACCTTATCAAAAAAAGATACTCAGCACTAGAAAACTAGTATTATCTCACTAATACTAAACAGCTCAAGTGtaaaatttttaagaaaacacCTCAAGTTTACTTCTTGActattttcctttcttgaaTTTCTGAGAGGAGTGgagaaggggaggagaaaggaatgAATCACTGTATTAGTAGTAAGCCACTATAGAGAAGGCAGTattggaaaaacaaaattaaaccagaaaaaaaaaatctgagaacTTGGTTATTCTGAAAGCTTTCCTTACCTTCCTAAACTAAACAGCCTAAACAGAAGATTTTGTCCATACTTCAAGTTCTTTCACCAGTCTGTTCCCATCTGTTCATCTTCCAGTCACAGACACACAACAGAGAGAATAATCAAGGGAGGCAGAGAAACCCACACAAAGGGTATGCCTCCCATACAGCACCTACTTTAATATATCCAAACAACATAAACAAATCAATCAGATATTGTTACATCTTGTGCATGGAAAGACTATAACTGAAGTGTAACAAGATTAAATTAAAGGAAGAtgtgaaattaaagaaaaatattcttctgtGGAACCTCTTTGCTGAAGACTCCACACCCCTTAAAGAAGCGATTCATATTCAGTCATTTGTGAAATGGAGAAGACTTGCCAGCAAAAATCCTGCCTTGGCTTCAGGTGAAAAATGCAAGTATTAATTCTCCTTTTAGTATCACAAAGCCTATTCATGTAAAACAAACAGCTGTCTTGCgttgccctgctgccctgccctgctaTAGAGATGAGTATATCACAAAATTGTAGActatgctgagttggaagggagcCATCAGGATCATGGAGTCCATCTCCTGGCCTTGCACAAGACACCCCAAGAATCCCACAATGTACCAAcaagcattgtccaaacacttcttgaactcaaATAGGCTTGGTGTTGTGCTAGCCTCCTTGGGGAGTCTATTCCAATGGTTAGCCACCTTCTGGGTGATAAACTTTTTCCTGACTGTTAAAAGCTGCCTTCTCCACCAGCACAGACAAGTGGGATGTTACTTCTAGCTGATGCAAttatgcaaaaagaaaaaaaaatctgtatcttAAAGCTTAGAATTCTAGTGTGATGGACCCCTTGTGGATAAACACTGCCATAGACTATGAGGTACTTTGTGTGAAGAACCTGCAACTGCAGCTGCACATTATTGCTACTTGCTGTCTCTCAGTGCATGCTTTTCctatttcagcattttcttaCCTTCTCCAACTTATAGACTCCAGGGTGAAAAATTCTGAAACCTCACAAACATGGTTGCCAACAAAATACATTTGATGACATTTTAATCCCTTCCAAACTATTTAAAAGGCTGGCTTTGACAGTGCTACTTTTAACTTCAGGCCTAGAACTGCATAGAGAAAACTGTGTATGGTCAAGCATTAACAGTGCCTGCGCTATGCCTGTTCTCACAGGAAATGTTAATTAAAACAAGCAAAGTAACACAGAGAGCTTAGCCTGGCTGCCTTTTATAAGGGCATAATGACGACAATAATCACAACTTCTCCAATTCactaatattttttctaatattccCCATGGCTACACTTAAAAGAGGTTCTGCCAAATTAAATTTAAGCTACAAATCACAACTGAAAAGTGTGCACTTAAGTTTGAACCACCAAGGACCATCCCTGATCAGGTGGCTTCACTTCCATTTTCAAGCACACAAAGACAGTTCCCTGTCACAGACAACTGAAGCACATACATGGGAGAACTGATTCATTAAGCCAATGGGAGGCAAGGTCACTGCTGCCATGCcccagagaaggagaaagattCATCAAGAAATTATAACTAAAAGGTTACAAAATAAAGGCAAGAGCTAAAGTCTGTCGGCAAGGAAATGCATTCTCCTGTCCCATGTGAACAGGAAACAGTGTCTGTAGGGTGTTAAAAAGGTCCTAGGAGGAGATGCCCTCCTACTTTTTTCTGCTGccaaaggagaggagagaaacaTGCTGCTATTGGTCAGCAGGAATCTCTCTGTCTGCATCCAGTTTGCTTGTCTCTCCTGGGGAAGGAGTACGTGGTGCAGAGTGAGAAACAGGAGGGATCCCATGAGCTACAATCCCTTCCACTACTGGTGGTTCTGGTAGCCCAGGGTTGGCTACTCCCACTACTCCTGGAGGAAAcctaaaaccaacaaaaacataGAAATTACAAGCTTGTCCAACAGAGTTATTCGAAGGAAAAGGAGCTATGCCCTCAGACGTGCTGAAAACAAATCCCTCTTTCTAACAGAAACGCTCTGAGATAGAACACAGGAAAAGTCTCCAGAGCTGAGGAGAAGCAGTGGTATCCTAATGCCAAATGACACCTGTTTGCAGACAGACCCAGACAGTCTGAGGTCACATACTAAGCATTTGAAAACAGATACAAAATTTATCTCCAGTTGAAAATATTGTGAGGCACTCTATGAAGGCACCTGGAGGCCTAGGAATTCCCTCCCCATCAGCAGGAAGAGTGTAAGCTGCAGTTATCCTTCACTGGGCTCCAAGACAGAAAAAGTAAGAGGCTGAACTGATAAAACAGCTAGATGCAAGATGAAAAATAGGAGAGTGACAGTCATGAATTGCTAATTAACTATTCTTCCATCACTTCCATTCTGCTTCCCTATGCTCTCTCCATAAATACATTTCAACTTCTCTAGATCTCTCatagaaggaaggaaaatatatttcctaCCTTTGCAGATGGGAGACAAACAGAAGGGAAGCAACCCGTCCACAATCACTTTACAGGTTTGTAGCAGATAAACTCAAATGCACTCTGTTTAGACTACTGAACAAATCCACTGGAACAGTGACTCAGTAATAGCCTGTATCTGGGCTACATGTAAGAACTGTGCTTTGTTTTTATATAGCCCTAATGCTATGCACAACTTCTAATGTAGAGCTGCAGACCTTTTTTAGGACATTCAGCAGGCTTTCTTATATTAAGGTATCTCTTGGGCATGTCTTCCAAGGATTTGGAAATATTGACCAATATGCAGCTGGAACTCAATATGACCAAGTACGTGTTAAATACTCGTACACCTTTAGAAGTGCTGCTGTTAAGTTTCAGGAAAGAACTCATATAGAGTGTATAGGAACAGAGACATACCTGTTTGCAGGTACAAGCAGTTCTCAAAAGCCCTGGCCTACTTCAGCAGGAAGATATGCTTGGATAACCTATGTATCTCACCTGTAAGCTGCAGCTCCATTGAGTTCTGGGTGGACAGTTGCAGGATCAATATTGGACCACTGAGCTGCTAACAGCAAGTACTCCTTATTAACACAGTTTCTCAAAGCGTCAGGTATATGACCTGCAAAGGCATCAAgaatgacaaaaaaaccccagaaaacagGTAGGAGAGACTTGTTCCCGGCAGCATTTACAAAGGAAAGTAGAAAGGAAAAGCGCAAAATCTTTTCATCCACTTCCACAGGACACACTGGATACATGAGACTCTCCTCTAATCATCTGGTGTCTGGAGATGGCAAGAAACTGATCTTTTCCTCCCACTTCTATGATCAGGTAAAAATTATTGCCACAAACTGCAACTGTCAAGCCTCACCTTTTTCAAGAGACAACATGTACtactcaaggaaaaaaacatacaGTAAAACTGTCAAAGGAATTATTGCAAAGGATTTGGAAGATGTGGGTAAAAAGGCTTTCCCAGGGAAAGAGCCACTCTGGCACTAGGTACAAGAATTCTCAGAAGCCAAAGATACAATTATCAACTTACACTCCAGTCCCATAAACCACTTAATGAGTCTAAGTTTTCAGAGCAATCAGCATAATCCTTGCAGTGAACTAACAAAATTTAGCAGCAGCTGCAAATCTTCATTACCTGTAATAGCTCTACGGATCTCTTTAGCTGCATCTTCTCTGGATTCAATGGAAGCCTGTTCACTGTACCAAGCAGTGTGAGGGGTGCAGATAACATTGGGTGCATCTTTTAACGGCCCCTGAGCAAAACTGGGGGGAAGaagaaggtttttttccagaagtgATAACCCCATCTGTAAGccaaataacaacaaaaaccccaaaaaacccaaacccaccaaACCGCCAGAAGAACCATCCAGTTTAGGTGAACCACCAGATAGCAGCAGGCATGCAGGTACAACATTACCTGAAAGGCTCAGACTCATGCACATCCAATGCTGTTCCTCTGATTCTCCCCTCTTTCAAGGCTTGTGCTAAGGCTTTCTCATCTACCAGCCCTCCCCGGGCTGTGTTGACTAAGAAGCAGCCCTGACGcatctgaaagaagaaaaatagtaCATGCATTGAGAATGAGACTTTTCATGGAAGCTAAGTGAATCTTGGGAAATCTACTGGAAATGAGCAGGAGTCTGCAGTGACTAGATGAGGTCTGGAGGAACTAGGAGTGCTTTCACTGCAAAGCTTCCCACAGGGGAAATGCCTGCAAGCAATGCTTGAGAAATTTGCTCTAAAAatcaacaaacaaaaccataaGACAACAAGGGCAAAAGTGGAACTCTCAAGTTCTGCACTCCATATTCATCctactacattaaaaaaaaaaaataaagacaggaACCATGACTCAAGTATCCAGCTACACAAAACTGGACTACAATGTCCAAATGTCTCTCATAATACTACTGGAAAGCATTCATAGACTGCTTAGCTGTAAAACAATGTACACAGTCCCAGCCATGCCACATCTATCTCTAACCAGTgcagtaaattattttaaagataatttgAAATTATGGAATcacctaaaatattttttataaaggAAACTACTTTGCAAGAAGAGCCAATCCTATTCTTCTCTTAACATAAAATTCTATACGGCACAAAGCACAGGCACCCAGATCCACACGCTCCCAgcctccaaaggcagcaggaggcaCACAACAGAGGCAGCAGGATTCACACGCTCTCAGCCTctgtgaaagcagcagtttTGGTTTGCATTCATTTCCACAGTGCTCTGTGGGGGAAATCAAGCTCCTGCTGCACCTGTTTAATAGTGAAGTCATTGATGAGGTGATGGTTATGTTCATTCAGGCTGCAGTGCAATGTGATGCAATCGCTGTGCATTAGTAGATCCTGCAGGGTTCCTACTCGTTGTAAACCCAAGGATCGCTCCACTCCATCCGGCAGATAGGGATCATAGAAAATCACGTTGAAGCCAAAGGACTTGGCTCGCAGAGCCACTGCCTGTCCAACTCGGCCTTCacaaaagaaaacccacaaTCATCAAGGAAAGGTAAAACAAACTTTAAAGACAAGATACTGGGGTAGACTGGGAGCCTACACTGAAGTTTACTACCAGGGGCCAAGGTACTGCAGCCCTGGAAACCCCTAGGATTGCCATAGGGATCCAGAGGAGGCTATTCAGTGCTGCTCCTATGTAACTAATTCTAGTTCCTCCCCATGCAATAGCCAGAACGTAGTCAAGAAGCAGTTCTGTTTTCAAACCAAATCTAGACTCTGAGACAGAGATAATAATCTGGCTACAAGAACTTGGAGAAGGAATTGGTAGCCACCTTTCAGGCAGTTTTGCTACTGATATAGTACTTAGCACAGAGGGTAACAGTCACTGAGAAGAGCTGTATAAATGTTCCAATTCTTCTAATCATCTGGAATCAAAAAAAGAGTAACCAATCCCCTGACATATACCCAGATCTTGAAGATATCCAGAACAGGGCACTAGCATTCCTTAGGAGTCAGTATGTTTCACAAAGAACAGTTGTAGAATTATCACTTTTCTCAGTATGTGACTCTTAGCTTCCCAAAAACGTTCACAGTTCTCTTTTCAGTCTAACAATTCCCATCACTTACCGAGTCCAATGATGCCCAAAGTCTCCCCACGGATACGCACAGCACCTCC from Melospiza georgiana isolate bMelGeo1 chromosome 15, bMelGeo1.pri, whole genome shotgun sequence encodes the following:
- the LOC131089730 gene encoding C-terminal-binding protein 2 codes for the protein MDRHKVKRQRLDRICEGIRPPIVNGPMPARPLVALLDGRDCTVEMPILKDVATVAFCDAQSTQEIHEKVLNEAVGALMYHTITLSRQDLEKFKALRVIVRIGSGYDNVDIKSAAELGIAVCNIPSSSVEETADSTLCHILNLYRRVTWLHQALREGNRASSVEQIREVAGGAVRIRGETLGIIGLGRVGQAVALRAKSFGFNVIFYDPYLPDGVERSLGLQRVGTLQDLLMHSDCITLHCSLNEHNHHLINDFTIKQMRQGCFLVNTARGGLVDEKALAQALKEGRIRGTALDVHESEPFSFAQGPLKDAPNVICTPHTAWYSEQASIESREDAAKEIRRAITGHIPDALRNCVNKEYLLLAAQWSNIDPATVHPELNGAAAYRFPPGVVGVANPGLPEPPVVEGIVAHGIPPVSHSAPRTPSPGETSKLDADREIPADQ